TAGATAAGCTCGTTGAAGGTTAGCACCCTTCAAGTTAGCATTGTTCAATTTTGCACCCTGAGAAGAACATAAATGATTTCATAATAAGGAAACACTTCACACTAACCATAAAGACAATTTGATGGAAGATGCCTGAACTTAATTATTAGTAAAGCATATATAATTATGATAGATTTAATACGAAATTACAGTACCatctttttcttaatataaCACATGCCTCCCTTATTTTGCATTCTACATAAGCCTCTTCCTTTATTTTTTCCGAAATAACTTAGGCCTcccttaattttttttgttagaaaaAGGTCAAAGAAATTTCAAACTTATAACATACAAAGttttttcataattttgttAGATACCCCACATCATCCTTCTATCAACGGGGGAATGTTAGGCATATGTAGCCTAACCTCTGAATGAAGAGATTGTTTCCAGAATGCATGAAACCATGTTATAAGAAATCCCATTTTGCACCAAGATATGTTAATGATTTACAAACAATTTTATAAAGTTGGGGTTCATGGTTGCCCAGCAATAATACATGTATGAttcattaatattattattattataaatcaGCAAAGTTTGCAACCTCCAATAAGTGGAATTAATTTCCAGAACCGGTATAGATACACATGTTATCAAATATCTTGCAAAGCTAGAGAACCACATCATGGATAAAATGTTTTTGGAGGAAATCTGTACAATTTATCAACCAAAAGGAGCAAGAGATGAAAAATATTCCAAATATGGTAAACTGATTATTCTGCAATCATTTGCAACATTTTCCCTGGAAAAAACAACCCTTTTATATAAATCCCATACAGGTCCAGAATAAATTACCTTTAAGTTAGCTCCTTCTAGGACAGCCCCCTCTAAATTGGCATTAGTAAGATCTGCATTCTGAGAAAATTAAATGTGCTAATTATTAGTCATCAGAATCTTTCAACCAAGACATGGTGCTGCTTGTATCAAACTATCCATCTCATGGGTATCAAAATCATCCATCAAGCAACATATACAAGTAAATGTTATTTTCTTACTCCAGTTATGTATTAAATATTAACACTTTAAACATACAACATTCTTATGTTGTTTGGGGATTTTTTTCCCCGGCTTTGTTGTTGATGTTGATGTGGAAAGGATGATAGGGGGAGGGACAAAACAAAAGACTAGCAGCCTAACTGCACTGTCACTGTCCACGACACTCTGCCCAACCATCAAGGAAACAATATTGTCTAATGATCTCAAATCCCCAACCAACCAAAGATCATTTCAGCCAATTCAGTAATACGGTGGCCATCCAAAACCCACAAACTTGTGAACCCTCTGTTAGTCTCTACTCTCTAACTCACTCTCCCTCTCTTCGTCTATGTCTCTCGATCACGGCTTTATTTTATTAGGagttacaaaaaaaattcaatatgCTGTACTGATGTTGATATCGTTCCTCTGCCAGGGGAATAACAAATAGACAAATGGAAGAATATACTGGAAGATACTTCATATCAAATGCTTTTAGTAACCAAGAGAGCAAaagcaaaaacacaaacatatGCGTGCAAGTTAATGATTCAGATTGTTGAACCTGTAGGTGTGCAGAACGCAGATCAGCTCCACAGAAGCTACAATCTACTAGGCACGCATCTGCAGAATAAGGTTTCAAACAAATGACGTCATTTTCAAGTATAGTGTTTTGACATACTCataaaaaaaggagaaaattgCACCTTCCAATTTCACTTGGTTTCCATAACAAATATACCACCAACAAGGATGGAgaccaaattaaaatattaaccTGGAAGCTAGGAGAATAAATTAAAGGAGAGCACAAAAGCTAGGGCTTGATTTACACTATATCCGCTTCCTTTGTGCTTATAAATATTTTCTGTCTTCAAGTTCATCATTATCTAAAATGGCATTTTCCAGAAACAGCAAGCATATTGCTTACGAATTAATTCACAGCGCAGGCTGAGTAATTGAGAAATTTAGGAACCTTGATTCACCTTACAAAGTGATCTCATTCAAGTTAGGAAGAAAATAGAGAAACGCTTATAAAAGTCAAAGGAAAATTCAGTGGACAACTCTTAGGCAAGTCAGATTGTGCAGTAGAGAATATTGTACAATATACAGCTAATAGAAGAAATATATATAACTAAGATGAATGTGTTATGGGGCAGTGGATGTACAGACAGAGGATATAGCCAAGGGAAATTTGGTGTGGCATCTATCAAACTGAAGATAGGACACTTTATCAAGGTATTTTAGTCATATAAGAAGACTAAGGGAAATAGAAGCCCCGTGAAACATAAGATGGTTTTACTGAAAATTTGGTTTTCATATAATCCCATAGGACAACTAATCCATGTAGCCAACCCCATATGGCGAGACAAGGCTTAGTTGTTCTTTATTGGTATGAAACAGCAACAATGACAAGGTATTGCGAGGCAAAAATACATACATGGTGGAACTATCAAGTGATAAACCAGCATTTAGCTGTAAAAAATATCGATCTGCTGTATCAAAACAGACAAAAAGCACATAAAGATAATAACAGACCTTGTAAATTTGCACTCTGAAGGCATGCACCAGCCAATAAAGCACCGCGAAGATTTGCCCCAGTAAATTCACATCTTCCCTAGGCAAGATTAAATAACTAAGAGGCCGAAAAATGCATAcaataaataaacaaacaaaattccTCAGTGACTTACTCCCGCAAAGTTGCATTGTGAAAGATGGAAGCCTCAGCATCAACATCCTATTAAATTGAATTATAGGTAGGTATCAAGATAACATGCACAATGTGGTTAGTACCAGCCAATTTTACAATCCCGCACCTAACTAATACAAGACAAGCTCACAAGCATAAAACTTGACAAATTTTGAAACATAATCTTGGAAAATGTGTTCTTTTTCATATTAGCAAGTCTTCATTAATAAGTAACATTGATCATTTGCAAATAAATTACACTAAAATGATGTATATTTTTTAGATGATCATAAAATTGGATTTTAAATTGTACACCAATTGGAGAAACAGCCCATACTAAATTCAGCCCAATCTTAAGTAATTTTGCCAGACTTGTTGAATTGACACGCAAGTATTATAAGTCTAGTCAGAATCATACTTACCCGAAACTTTGCACACTGAAGGTTTGCTCTTGAAAAGAATACATTTTTTAGACAAGCATAGCTGAAATCTACAAAGGATAAATCCTGAAAATCCAAATCAAAAGACAGACAATGTCAGAGTATTATTCTTCATACATTGATCACTTAAGATTTCCTACGAATATGACTTAGATCCCCTTAACATATTACATTGGTTCATCATCTTGTTACTTCAGTTTCTCTCCACATAAGGTAACAAGTCACATGTCACGAACATTCTTAAAGTGCTACATTAGTATAATATTGAAAGAACATACGGATATAAGAGTAACTAATGAGTAGTGAAAACTTAGTATAACTGACAAAACTTGTGTTAATGACACTAGATAAAGCTAAATTAAACACAAGGTATGTATTTGACATTTGAAGGTCAATGCACCACTCTGCCAAAATACATTACATTAATTAAATAACTGCTTTCACAAGTGATCTATGAGTCTAAAATAATGTTAAAAAGTATAATAATGATCTCGAAATTTACCAGTTTAGAGAGGTCAAGGCCAGAAAGATTAACCCCTCGAAACCTAACTTTATCAGATTGTATGCACTTGATAATATCAGTCCGTGTTAACTCTGTATGGAggtcatcatcttccttcctcttATTAAGGACAGTATTAATTCCATCTATTAGCCCCTGATATTTCAAAAGTACTCACAGGATCAGCCAATCAGGGATTCCATGAAGGCCTGAAGTTTaattttcttactttcttttcaaaatGATCAAGCAACTGGAGCAAAGCTATAGGAAGGTATATGAGGAAATTAAAGTTCAACATTAAGGCATATGGAGCTATCAAAGCAATAATAGCAGGTGCAAGTATGCATTCTATTTGTTTACGATACAATGAAGGACATTCTTTACATTTAAGAAGGGGGTAATTCCATCACAGGTTGCTCTTCTCAATACAGATGTCAAAACAAATGTGAACTGTgtactaaaatttaaaacatcAAAACCTTTCtttgattaaaatttaaaaacacattatCAATATAATGATGGTGCATGGCATTCCCACGATGATGATATTCTTATGACAAATCGATGAAGGAACTCATTTACACATGTTTTAGTCAAAGCTGAAAACTAGAAAGTACAATGATGACAATCTTAGAACTACACAAAGCAAACAAGAAGCAGTCTAAGAATGTAAATTTCAGCTTTCAAATCATCGAACCACAATCCATTGAAAAAGAGCAATACTTACAAGTAACTGATAGTACTCAGCCTCCCGCAATAGTTCATTATATTCAGAGTCCTCCAGAGTGGGCACCACACCATCTCTCAACCAATTAAGAATGTGACGGAAGTGTTTACCATCCCTATCAACAAAGACATATCCCTGCAATTTTCACCAAATCAATAAACAAAGCCAAAAGTGCATAATTGAGGAAACCATATACAAGTATAAACAAAGAAAGACAGAATTTGACATTGCCTTATCAGAATCTAGGCAGAGAGTATGGCGACCACTGAACATAGCAGCCAGCATTGAATCAGGCTCCCGCTGAGTCAACGTATCAGTGGTGGTGCAGAATTTCTTGCCCCCTGCGAAAATTTTTCACGAACAAGGACCAAAACACATAATTATGACAGATATTCATTTTTCCTCAACCAAGCATTGAACGGTCCAAActccaaaataataaattcgCAATTACATAAAATCCCTAATTCTAGAGAATTGGGGAAAAAGAGATCGGAATGAATGAGAGAGAACAGAAGCATACCGATGTTGAGGCGAACGACAGAAGGCGAATGGGATTCGGCGTCCTTCATTGTAggcagagaaagaaagagaaggaagagTGTTGCAGTCGCAGGACTCGCACCAAAACTACGAGCTCAAGCTTCCATGGCACAACACTGACACTATTTTTCGGTTTTGCGATTTGGAACAAAGGAATCAGGAATTTACAAAACGTTCTCTTCAGCTGAGTTGAGGATAGAGATTGCCGAAAAAAGAAATTGCTACTAACTACTTCctccttttttatttattatttatttttattttttagcttaattttaattttgtacaatgtttttctttattgtagaaaatttatcattcaattatCAATTACTATATCATCAATAAATAAAGTATTACaagttattatattttttattcattaattaaggattatttgttaatattaatttaaattagttatcaaatcaattattatatatttatgtataaatatatattatttaattattttaatatatatttgttaGTTGAAATAGTTACTTTCGAAAGGCTAAGCTGATTCGAAATGCTGGTGAAGGGTCAGGAAGGAAGTAGAAGTAAAAAAGATGCACGTACAAGCACTAAGTGAAAATTATTTGACACGGACTCGATTTCAATACCTTGACAAATCGAACAATTACTCAATGAAGAATAGAATAGATGTTCGAACGAAGAATCGAGCAGTTACACGAATAGGAAAGTCGAAAGCTTTCTCTGAGTTAAGAAGTTGTTGGTAACGCTCATGGACAAAAGAGCGGAAACAGTTATCTAGGAATTCGCATACAAGGCAGCATCATGCAATTAATGGTCCGTTATGAAATAGAATTATAAATATTAGTAAGTTTTTTTGAGATGAGAGTTGGAATTTTTCTTTAGAAATACACTCAAACACACTCACATCCCAAAGAATTTTTGAATCTGCATTTGAGTTTAATTTCTGTAGGGTTCCTTCCATATCTTTAATTTTCCATTTACAATTTTCGTAAACTTTACTTTTTTCTGTCCGATTTATCTTCAAAGCATATTTGAATTTCATTGTCAGATTTACATTCAAAGTCTTCTTTACTTATTTGTTCAACttactttttagtatttttttttctgcCAAAAGCTCTTTGATCCAATCAAAGGCATTTTAATCACTTTCTTTAAATATCAATACAAACTATTTTGATCTCATTACTTTtcgaatattttattttgtatttcttttaGTCTTTTGTACTTTTTGAATTAATTTCCTATCTTAATACTCGTCTAATTCGAGAACCTTTGATACATTTATAGAAAATTGATATCTGCAAAAGAGGAGTTGGTTTCGCTCCAAAACCATTAAAATCGAACCACTATCAATTTGTTAAAAATTGACAAAacaatattttatacaaataatttaatttagttactaattttttatatccaCTAAACATggttatataattataatatatattttatgtatagattgatttaatgtttattttttatttacacattggcataaaaaaataaattctttttccGAAATCTCCCAAGATTAGGTTGGCATATATATATGGAGGCTTATCTTATAAACAATGGCAATTTAAGTattccaaaaaagaaaaagtaaaaaaatatccGGTAATTAACAACGCCGTGTAATAGCATTGAATTACAACCCTTTGTGATAATCCCTTCACATTATCCTTCATTAATTCATTTCCTTTCCGGGCTTATAAATAGCACTAAACCACAACCTTTGTGCCTCACACCAGAAAATTAAAGCCGAAAACaaattagagaaaaaaaatgtcAGGAATCATCGAAAAAATTGAAGAGGTCCTCCATATTGGAGGGAACAAGGATGGTGATCACAAAGATGATGACCACAAAGGATATCATAAGGAAGAACACAAGGATCATCATGATgatgagaagaaaaagaaggaaaagaaggatGATGATGGAGATAGCATTGTGGACAAGATCAAGGACAAGATCCATGGAGATCATGATGACAAGGACGAGCACAAGGgcgaagagaagaagaagaagaaaaagaagaaggacaAGAAGAAGCATGAGGATGGCCATGATGACCGTGACCATGAAAGCGACAGCGGTAGCGGCAGCGGCAGCGACAGTGATTAGATCTTCGTTCTACAGCTTAATGCTAATCATCTTTAAGGTAGTGTaactatattttaatttgttgatAATTAAATCGAGAATCTGAGATTATGTGTGATTATTATCAGATTATCACCATAGCCATTATTATTGACCTTTAAATGCTAAATTTTTgctatttgtttttttttatttgatgaGTGGTTGTTGTTAAAGGTAAAATTCGATAAATGAATTAATTACTCCACGAACTCAAATCAAATTGagtttgttatttattttttgacttTTGACTTTTTGAGTTTTGAGCAACAAAAATAATAGGACAAAACTTTTTTTCTGAATCTAACTTTTAAAGAATATATATGAGATTATATGAgattaattttcaaaatgttatttttctaatatggcaataatatattattaattgtctttaaaaaattcttttacaatgagtatgaaaattaaattatatatattgttgaaCTAACACATTTTTTTAGGATAATACAATTTGCCATCTTAATGAGATTAAGTATATGTAATATAAGATAAGCTAAATAACTAGAAGAGTTTAAAGATGGAAATTTAAGGGAAAATAGTGTGAAAAATTTTGTATGATgtagaaaaagtaaaaaacttaaaaagagtCAAGGACACAATTGGATCCGCATTTGACGTTGACACCAATCCTTAGTGCagataatttttttcaaacagTCAAACTCCAATTTAACTCCAATCTAAACCCTCCCATGTAGTAATTATACAGTGAATTCAAAATTATAGATTGAATCTAagtattattgttgttgtgcATATCTTGATTATAGAGAGAATATGGACTAAactttgtttcttgtttttgtcaTGCATGTAGTAGGTGTATGGGACCATGGCAGCGAGGAGCCTAAAATAATTACTAGGAAAGGGATGATTatgtttctttctgcttttttttttcttttttcttctgaaATTGGTTTAGTAGTTCTgtgttttaaatttatatatcgTAAATGTATAACCTCACTAGCTACTTTGTTTCGGTTGGCTGTACATTAGCTTTAAGAAATAAATGAAGATTTTTAATTGTTAGTGAGATCTTGCGTTCATAAAAAGATTACCCACGAGATATTCTGGCAGTGGTATGATTGCTTATCGAATTGAATGATTTACATGCTTGCACTAATAAGCAAAGAAAATGGC
This sequence is a window from Arachis stenosperma cultivar V10309 chromosome 10, arast.V10309.gnm1.PFL2, whole genome shotgun sequence. Protein-coding genes within it:
- the LOC130956553 gene encoding FH protein interacting protein FIP2: MKDAESHSPSVVRLNIGGKKFCTTTDTLTQREPDSMLAAMFSGRHTLCLDSDKGYVFVDRDGKHFRHILNWLRDGVVPTLEDSEYNELLREAEYYQLLGLIDGINTVLNKRKEDDDLHTELTRTDIIKCIQSDKVRFRGVNLSGLDLSKLDLSFVDFSYACLKNVFFSRANLQCAKFRDVDAEASIFHNATLRECEFTGANLRGALLAGACLQSANLQDACLVDCSFCGADLRSAHLQNADLTNANLEGAVLEGANLKGAKLNNANLKGANLQRAYLRHVNLRETHLEGAKLDGANLLGAIR
- the LOC130957764 gene encoding protein SRC1-like, with protein sequence MSGIIEKIEEVLHIGGNKDGDHKDDDHKGYHKEEHKDHHDDEKKKKEKKDDDGDSIVDKIKDKIHGDHDDKDEHKGEEKKKKKKKKDKKKHEDGHDDRDHESDSGSGSGSDSD